In one Bacteroidales bacterium genomic region, the following are encoded:
- a CDS encoding aldehyde dehydrogenase family protein, whose protein sequence is MQIHKAYIAGKFRQTEKTVEVRNPYNNELVGIACIGLKDDLEDAIKGAESVFPSLKTLPSFKRYNILMHIHRRLETDKQCLAEILANEAAKPIKLAIGEIERASETFKIAAEESKRLPKEYISLDWTPAGEGKEGLVKYFPVGLVAGISPFNFPMNLAVHKIAPAIAAGCPIILKPSTSTPLSTLELAKIIDETELPKGAVSILPMDRQTGNQLVTDDRIKLLTFTGSPEVGWKMKEQAGKKKVVLELGGNAGVIVSDSCDLELVLRKCLVGGFAYAGQVCIHAQRIYVQQNFFILFSERFAALASKLKTGNPLDPETDITSMIDETNAKRVEDWVAEAVNEGARILCGGKRDGSFYEPTVLTGTKTEMKVCALEVFGPVVVVEPYSDFKDAVGQINNSRYGLQAGVFTNRVDEMNQAFEHLEVGGVIINDVPTFRVDHMPYGGVKDSGTGREGVKYAIHDMMEPRLLVKPAF, encoded by the coding sequence ATGCAAATTCATAAAGCTTATATCGCCGGGAAATTCCGGCAAACAGAAAAAACAGTTGAAGTCAGGAACCCATATAATAATGAGCTTGTTGGCATTGCCTGTATTGGTTTAAAAGATGACCTGGAAGATGCCATCAAAGGTGCGGAGTCAGTTTTTCCATCATTGAAAACCTTGCCATCATTTAAGCGATATAATATTCTGATGCATATTCACCGTCGTTTGGAAACCGATAAACAATGCTTAGCAGAAATCCTGGCAAATGAAGCCGCCAAACCCATCAAACTCGCTATCGGCGAAATAGAGCGCGCATCCGAAACCTTCAAAATTGCAGCCGAAGAAAGCAAGCGCCTGCCCAAAGAATACATCAGCCTCGACTGGACTCCGGCTGGCGAAGGCAAAGAAGGCCTGGTGAAATATTTCCCGGTTGGTTTGGTGGCCGGCATTTCCCCTTTCAACTTTCCTATGAACCTCGCGGTTCACAAAATTGCCCCAGCCATCGCTGCCGGTTGCCCGATTATTCTCAAACCATCCACATCAACACCGCTCTCAACCCTTGAGTTGGCGAAGATCATTGACGAAACCGAACTGCCTAAAGGCGCAGTTTCGATCCTGCCTATGGATCGCCAAACAGGCAACCAACTTGTTACGGATGATCGAATCAAACTTCTTACTTTCACCGGTTCTCCCGAAGTGGGGTGGAAAATGAAAGAGCAGGCCGGCAAAAAGAAAGTCGTGTTGGAACTGGGTGGCAATGCAGGGGTAATTGTTTCCGATTCATGCGATTTGGAACTTGTACTGAGAAAATGCCTGGTCGGAGGTTTTGCTTACGCCGGGCAGGTTTGCATTCACGCCCAGCGCATTTATGTTCAGCAAAATTTTTTTATTCTATTTTCTGAACGCTTTGCTGCTTTAGCCTCAAAGTTGAAGACAGGTAATCCTTTGGATCCGGAAACTGATATCACCTCAATGATTGATGAAACCAATGCCAAAAGGGTAGAGGATTGGGTCGCAGAAGCCGTAAATGAGGGGGCTCGTATTTTATGCGGTGGAAAACGCGATGGAAGTTTTTATGAACCCACTGTACTGACTGGAACAAAAACCGAAATGAAGGTCTGCGCCCTTGAGGTTTTCGGTCCGGTAGTGGTAGTCGAACCATATTCTGATTTTAAAGATGCTGTCGGCCAGATCAATAACAGCCGCTATGGGCTGCAGGCTGGTGTTTTTACGAACCGTGTAGATGAAATGAACCAGGCATTTGAGCACCTGGAAGTTGGCGGAGTGATAATCAATGATGTTCCAACTTTCCGGGTTGATCATATGCCTTACGGTGGAGTAAAAGATTCCGGAACCGGCAGGGAAGGAGTGAAATACGCAATTCACGATATGATGGAGCCAAGGTTGCTGGTGAAGCCGGCTTTTTAG
- a CDS encoding RNA polymerase sigma-70 factor, whose amino-acid sequence MENIQEKLITGLREGDKKVFNGIFNAYYAPLCRYCTRIVYDVVIAEEIVQDLFCKLWIKRDELEIETSLKAYLYRAVLNHSLNYLNHRKTEEKYRQYVGFQIQGNLANPGELLEEQDVQRILSLAILQMPEKRRLIFEMSRQEEMKYSEIAEKLNISVKTVESQISKALEYLRKIFSEILGLILPLAITCGTIGNELLASGM is encoded by the coding sequence ATGGAGAATATACAAGAAAAACTCATAACAGGACTAAGAGAAGGCGACAAAAAGGTGTTTAATGGCATCTTCAACGCTTATTATGCACCTCTTTGCCGCTATTGTACCAGAATTGTTTACGACGTTGTGATCGCTGAGGAAATAGTACAGGACCTGTTTTGTAAACTCTGGATCAAACGGGACGAACTGGAAATTGAAACTTCCCTCAAAGCTTACCTGTATCGTGCCGTACTTAACCATTCACTGAACTATTTAAACCATCGTAAGACCGAAGAAAAGTATCGGCAGTATGTGGGTTTTCAAATTCAGGGAAACCTTGCGAACCCAGGCGAATTGTTGGAGGAGCAAGACGTTCAGCGGATACTCAGCCTGGCCATACTGCAGATGCCGGAAAAACGCCGTTTAATATTTGAAATGAGCCGGCAGGAGGAAATGAAATATTCCGAGATAGCCGAAAAACTTAATATTTCTGTTAAAACTGTTGAATCACAAATTTCAAAAGCATTGGAGTATCTCCGTAAAATTTTTAGCGAAATTTTAGGATTGATTTTACCCCTCGCGATCACGTGTGGAACCATTGGAAACGAGTTACTTGCATCAGGGATGTGA
- a CDS encoding FecR domain-containing protein produces MLTKGKISKKQIASYLTGNCSNDEKHRIEQWINASVKNAELYKQYKAVWAYTAPLSDMPDFSVETALAYVHKRIENLETPNKVIFTPKRRNKTLQFAYQYSARVAAVLVIALFAAYFLLPKNTEVITNTITAEAKVLEPLILPDGSKVYLNAGAKFSYPEVFDKDSRTVTLEGEAFFEVTPGLSQPFIVTTGNLGVKVLGTSFNLNASSHLQTVEVAIKTGRVLFYSFDTGTGEVFEQIMLTHGEKGIYYKSNGLIARSLLQNDNCLGWKSGLLEFENTPLPEVLIAIERAYDLHFVCERDFSKLSLTARFDQENPGNILETLRLIFGFQIEESGNQVRIF; encoded by the coding sequence ATGTTAACAAAAGGCAAAATAAGCAAAAAACAGATAGCCAGCTATTTAACCGGCAATTGTTCAAATGATGAAAAACATCGTATCGAACAATGGATCAATGCATCGGTTAAAAATGCTGAGCTTTATAAACAGTATAAAGCTGTTTGGGCTTATACTGCTCCGCTTAGTGACATGCCTGATTTTTCTGTAGAAACGGCACTGGCATATGTGCATAAGCGCATCGAAAATCTTGAAACTCCCAACAAAGTTATTTTTACTCCCAAGCGCAGGAACAAAACCTTGCAGTTTGCTTACCAATATTCAGCACGGGTGGCCGCAGTATTGGTGATCGCATTATTTGCCGCCTATTTTCTCTTGCCAAAAAATACTGAAGTAATAACCAATACCATTACTGCCGAAGCCAAAGTCCTTGAACCGCTTATACTTCCTGATGGCTCAAAAGTTTACCTGAATGCCGGTGCTAAATTCAGCTATCCGGAAGTTTTTGACAAAGATAGCCGTACGGTGACACTCGAAGGTGAAGCTTTTTTTGAAGTCACTCCCGGCCTTTCTCAACCTTTTATAGTTACTACCGGCAATCTTGGCGTAAAAGTTTTAGGCACATCTTTCAATCTTAATGCATCTTCCCATCTTCAAACTGTTGAAGTTGCGATAAAAACAGGCAGAGTACTTTTTTATTCTTTTGACACCGGAACCGGAGAAGTTTTCGAACAGATCATGCTAACCCATGGCGAAAAAGGCATTTACTACAAAAGCAATGGTTTAATTGCCCGCAGCCTGCTCCAAAATGATAATTGCCTTGGATGGAAGTCAGGTTTACTTGAGTTTGAGAACACTCCACTGCCCGAAGTATTAATTGCCATTGAACGTGCGTATGATCTGCATTTCGTGTGCGAGCGTGATTTCAGCAAACTCTCCCTGACAGCACGATTCGACCAGGAAAACCCAGGAAATATTCTCGAAACCCTGAGGCTCATCTTCGGTTTCCAGATCGAAGAATCAGGCAACCAAGTCAGAATATTTTAA